Part of the Oncorhynchus kisutch isolate 150728-3 unplaced genomic scaffold, Okis_V2 scaffold2897, whole genome shotgun sequence genome, agagcactacattagaccagggccctattccctatatagagcactacattagaccagggccctattccctatatagtgctctactttagaccagggccctattccctatatagtgcactacttagaccagggccctattccctatatagtgcactactttagaccagggccctattccctatatagtgcactacattagaccagggccctattccctatatagtgcactaccttagaccaggggccctattccctatatagagcactacattagaccagggccctattccctatatagtgctctactttagaccagggccctattccctatatagtgctctacattagaccaggaccctattccctatatgtgctctactttagaccagggccctaattccctatatagtgctctactttagaccagggccctattccctatatagtgctctacattagaccagggccctatcccctatatagagcactacattagaccagggccatgttccctatatagagcacgacattagaccagggccctattccctatatagtgctctactttagaccagggccctattccctatatagtgcactactttagaccagggcccctattccctatatagtgcactactttagaccagggccctattccctatatagtgcactacattagaccagggccctattccctatatagtgcaccaccttagaccagggccctattccctatatagagcactacattagaccagggccctattccctatatagagcactacattagaccagggccctattccctatatagtgcactaccttagaccggggccctattccctatatagagcactacattagaccagggccctattccctatatagagcactacattagaccagggccctattccctatatagtgcactacattagaccagggccctattccctatatagtgcacaacattagaccagggccctattccctatatagagcactacattagaccaggaccctattccctatatagagcactacattagaccaggaccctattccctatatagtgcacaacattagaccagggccctattccctatatagagcactacatgcTGGTTCTATTCTGTTTTCCCTTAAAGCCTTAGACACAGCTGGTTCTATTCTGTTTTCCCTTAAAGCCTTAGACACAGCTGGCTCTATTCTgggcactactactactagttaaCCGCACACTAACTAACAACGTTTTTGGTCCGTAACAGTATATTAGTACATTTTGACATTGAAAAATAGCTCTGTATATCTCACTGGAAAAATAGAGCTGTGAGGGTTGTGTGAAGATGAAAGCAGATGTGTCCAGAAAGGAAACATGGGTCAGTCTCTAATggccagggaggagagaggaaccaTGGGTCAGTCTCTAATGgccagggaggagagatgaacCATGGGTCAGTCTTTAATGgccaaggaggagagaggaaccaTGGGTCAGTCTCCAATGGCCAGGGAGGAGAGATTAACCATGGGTCAGTCTCTaattgcaccctgttccctacataggggCCCTAGGGGTCAGTCtctaatggcaccctgttccctacatagggtCCTTAGGGGTCCGTCtctaatggcaccctgttccctaaatAGGGCCCTTAGGGGtcagtctcaaatggcaccctgttccctacatagggccCCTAGGGGTCAGTCTctaatggaaccctgttccctacatagggccCTTAGGGGTCCATCTCTAATGGCacctggcaccctgttccctacatagggccCTTAGGGGATGGTCtctaatggcaccctgttcccgaCATAGGGCCCTTAGGGGTCAGTCTCTAATGGCACCGTGTTCCCTACATAGGGCCCCTAGGGGTCCGTCTCTAATGGCacctggcaccctgttccctacatacctGCCATCTTTCCATCAGAAAGAAGAttaaacaaagaaatagacaccGAATTCACCCAAAACTAAAGTTCCGTTCCCTGGTTGAGGTGTTGTCTCTCGACCTCTCACCCACATGTTGTCTCTCGACCTCTCACCCACATGTTGTCTCTCGACCTCTCTCCCACATGTTGTCTTCTCGACCTCTCTCCCACATGTTGTCTCTCGACCTCTCACCCACATGTTGTCTCTCGACCTCTCACCCACATGTTGTCTCTCGACCTCTCACCCACATGTTGTCTCTCGACCTCTCACCCACATGTTGTCTCTCGACCTCTCACCCACATGTTGTCTCTCGACCTCTCACCCACATGTTGTCTCTCGACCTCTCACCCACATGTTGTCTCTCGACCTCTCACCCACATGTTGTCTCTCGACCTCTCTCCCAGACCCCAACATGGAGGAAACATCACATGTTGTCTCTCGACCTCTCTCCCAGACCCCAACATGGAGGAAACATCACATGTTGTCTCTCGACCTCCCTCCCAGACCCCAACATGGAGGAAACATCACATGTTGTCTCTCGACCTCCCTCCCAGACCCCAACATGGAGGAAACATCACATGTTGTCTCTCGACCTCTCTCCCAGACCCCAACATGGAGGAAACATCACATGTTGTCTCTCGACCTCCCTCCCAGACCCCAACATGGAGGAAACATCACATGTTGTCTCTCGACCTCTCTCCCAGTCCCCAACATGGAGGAAACATCACGTTGTCTCTCGACCTCCCTCCCAGACCCCAACATGGAGGAAACATCACATGTTGTCTCTCGACCTCTCTCCCAGTCCCCAACATGGAGGAAACATCACATGTTGTCTCTCGACCTCCCTCCCAGACCCCAACATGGAGGAAACATCACATGTTGTCTCTCGACCTCTCTCCCAGACCCCAACATGGAGGAAACATCACATGTGCTTCCCTTCCAGACCCCAACATGGAGGAAACATCACATGTGCTTCCCTTCCAGTGTTTAAAATGCCTGTTCCTTCCTCAGAACCAATACAGAAAAACTCTACTAAAACAAACAACGTCAGATCACCAAGATCACATGAACCGTAGAAACATTATGGATACGGTTCATAAGGGTTAcatttctcgtgtgtgtgtgtgtgtgtgttttgtgtgtgtgtgtgtgtattgtgtgtgtatgtgtgtgtggtgtgtgtgtgtatcgtgtgtgtgtgtgtgtgtatgtgtgtgtgtggtgtgtgtgtgtatcgtgtgtgtgtgtgtgtgtgtattgtgtgtgtgtgtgtgtgtgtgtgtatgtgtgtgtgtatatgtctgacTGACCATAAACATAGcccatcaacaacaacatcaacaacaacaacaacccccACCACCCACTCTCTCACCAGGAGAGGTGGATTCTGAGGTGACTAACAGACTCAGTTGTGTTTCTTCACTGAATCGTCCGGCGTTGTGTCGTGGTGGTTGTCTCGCGGGCTGAAGTCAGGGCAGAAGCCGTTGGTCTGAGGCTTGGCGTTGGGCGTGGCCTTGGGCTGGTGAGGACAGCCGTTACGGCCTGTATTGTCTGTGGACAGGTAGTCCTCACTGAAGTTTGGGTGATGCTCTGCAAAGCTCCTGAACTTGCCTGTTACCGCCACAGGGGGGCGCCACACACAACGGTAAAGGTTATTCCAAGCAAgttaaatacagtaacctacaaTTAACACACTAGAAAAACAAGTGCATGTTTACAAAGATAGGTACACTCCTAATATTTACAAATGAACTAGAGATTACAGACACAACATAACTTTGTCGTGTTTCCAAAATCACCCCAGGCGTATACTCCCAAGAGCAGCTAAACAAGAAGGTGACCCCAGTACAAGCTAAGAAGACAAGTCGTTTCTTACCGAAGGTGAGTTTCCCTGTGTCCTCTGCGTCGATAGCAGCGAAGAGACGTGAGACGTCGAGGTCAGCCACTCCTAACGCCGTCTTTAGGATGCAGGCCAACTCAGCCACTGTGATCGCACTGTCCTCCTCCGCCTCAAACATCTGGGATATATGCAAATAATAACTAACACACATTAGATAACCCTGACCCCTTTCACATCTCACTCACACCCATTGAGCCGGCTGGGCCCTCAGACCATCTGTTAAAATCGACACAGTCTACAACTCACACCATGGGTCATTAGTACGTCCTCTCAAATGGAAAATGGCAGAGATATCAGTGGTTGTAGGCCCTCTGAAAGACACCTTGACAGAGCATGAAACCAGAGCTGGAGCAGAAAACGTACCCTGAAGGCCAGTTTCATGGTCTCCAGAGTTTTAGCAGGTCTGCATACAACCGATAAGGCGATGACATATTCTCTGATGTCTATCATGTTGTCTTCctgctggaggagaagagagacgaaCAGAGTGAAGAGTTACTGGTTAGAAGGAATCTGGCAAAGCAcatgtctaaatctaatgtctgAATCTAATGTCTGAATCTAATGTCTAAAGTCTAAATCTAATGTCTGaatctaatgtctaaatctaatgtctaaatctaatgtctaaagTCTAAACCtaatgtctaaatctaatgtctgaatctaatgtctaaatcgaatgtctaaatctaatgtctaaatctaatgtctaaagtctaaatctaatgtctaaagTCTAAACCTAATGTCTAAACCtaatgtctaaatctaatgtctaaatctaatgtctaaatctaATGCCTAAAGTATAAATCTgatgtctaaatctaatgtctaaacCTAATGTCTAAagtctaaatctaatgtctaaagTCTAAACCtaatgtctaaatctaatgtctgAATCTAATGCCTAAAGTATAAATCTgatgtctaaatctaatgtctaaatctaatgtctgaatctaatgtctaaatctaatgtctaaatctaatatctaaatctaatgtctgaatctaatgtctaaatctaatgtctaaatctaatgtctaaagTCTAAACCtaatgtctaaatctaatgtctgAATCTAATGTCTAAATCGAATGTCTAAATCGAATGTCTAAATCGaatgtctaaatctaatgtctaaatctaatgtctaaatctaatgtctaaagTCTAAACCTAATGTCTAAACCtaatgtctaaatctaatgtctaaatctaatgtctaaatcGAATGCCTAAAGTATCAATCTgatgtctaaatctaatgtctaaacCTAATGTCTAAagtctaaatctaatgtctaaatctaatgtctaaagtctaaatctaatgtctaaagTCTAAATCTAATGTCTGAATCTAATGCCTAAAGTATAAATCTgatgtctaaatctaatgtctaaacCTAATGTCTAAAGTCTAAACCTAATGTCTAAagtctaaatctaatgtctaaatctaatgtctaaatctaatgtctaaatctaAATCTAATGTCTGAATCTAATGTCTAAATATAATGGCTAAAGTCTAAATCTAAAGTCTGAATCTAGTGTCTAAATCTAAAGTCAAAATCTAATGTCTAAAGTCTAAATCTAAagtctaaatctaatgtctaaagTCTAAATCTAAAGTCTGAATCTAgtgtctaaatctaatgtctaaagTCTAAATCTAAAGTCTGAATCTAAAGTCTAAAGTCTAAATCTAATGTCTGaatctaatgtctaaatctaatgtctaaatctaAAGTCTAAATCTAGTGTCTAAATCTAAagtctaaatctaatgtctaaagtctgaatctaatgtctaaatctaatgtctaatgtctaaatctaatgtctaaatctaatgtctaaatctaatgtctaaagTCTAAATCTAATGTCAATATCTAATATCTGTATCTAGTATATAATATCTAAATCTAATATTGaaatctaatgtctaaatctaatgtctaaataTAATGTCTAAAGTCTCAATCTAAAGGCTGAATCTAGTGTCTAAATCTAAAGTCTAAATCGAATGTCTAAAGTCTGaatctaatgtctaaatctaatgtctaatgtctaaatctaatgtctaaatctaatgtctaaagTCTAAATCTAATGTCAATATCTAATATCTGTATCTAGTATATAATATCTAAATCTAATATTGaaatctaatgtctaaatctaatgtctaaatctTATATTGAAATCTATGTCTAAATCTAATAcctaaatctaatgtctaaatctTATATTGAAATCTATGTCTAAATCTAATAcctaaatctaatgtctaaatcGAATATTTAAATCTAATatctaaatctaatgtctaaatcGAATATCTAAATCAAAAATgtaaatctaatgtctaaatctaATATCTAAATCTAATATCTAAATCTAATATCTAAATCTAATGTCTATATCTAATATCTATATCTAAATATAGTGTATAATATCTAAATCTAATGTCTATATCTAATATCTAAATCTAATATCTAAATCTAATGTCTATATCTAATATCTATATCTAAATATAGTGTATAATATCTAAATCTAAGTTTAATATAAAAATCTAATATCGAACTCTATTTCAATATTAAAATACACAATATATGGAACATATATTTCTGTTTTCCGAGTTTTGGGAAGTTGAGAAACTTGTAACTTCGGCCTTCAAAGCTTCTAATGGGATGATATTATATTCAGTGTGTGTTTCCTTACCTCGTTGAAGAGGGAGAAGATGTCTCTGAGCATGTCTGACACAGGGACATCAAGGTAGTGGGCAAAGGCTTCCAGACCcagcttctctccctccatcttcctgGCTCTGTTCCCAAACTCCTGCAGTACCTTCTCCACGTTCTGGGGCTTCAACCTGAGCAGGTAACATCAATACAGTCTCTACATTCTGGGGTTCAACCTGACCAGGTAACATCAATACAGTCTCCACGTTCTGGGGCTTCAACCTGACCAGGTAACATCAACACATTAATAGTCTCTACATTCTGGGGTTCAACCTGACCAGGTAACATCAATACAGTCTCCACGTTCTGGGGTTCAACCTGACCAGGTAACATCAATACAGTCTCCACGTTCTGGGGTTCAACCTGACCAGGTAACATCAATACACAGTCTCTACATTCTGGGGTTCAACCTGGCCAGGTAacatcaacacattaatacacagtcTCTACATTCTGGGGTTCAACCTGACCAGGTAACATTAATACATTAATACAGTCTCTACATTATGGGGTTCAACCTGACCAGGTAACATTAATACAGTCTCTACATTCTGGGGTTCAACCTGACCAGGTAACATCAATACAGTCTCTACATTCTGGGGTTCAACCTGACCAGGTAACATTAATACAGTCTCTACATTCTGGGGTTCAACCTGACCAGGTAACATTAATACACAGTCTCTACATTCTGGGGTTCAACCTGACCAGGTAACATTAATACAGTCTCTACATTCTGGGGTTCAACCTGACCAGGTAACATTAATACAGTCTCTACATTACATCGTGACCCTCTCTACATTCTGAGGTTCAACCTCACCCCAGTCTCCGGACCAGCTTGGCGAACTCCAACAGGCAGGTGTCAACAGGGAGTCTGAGTTGACCCTCAGCCATGGCCAGTTGACAGTCTTCAAACGAGTAGTCAGTAATGGGGATGTCCAGGGCCctggagaggaaggatagagacTTAAAACAGAGTGTGAACTAGGataaggtctgatatacaggcCTCTAACCAGTAGTCCAGTGTTTTCAGAAGCGGTCCTCGTGACCCTCAGCTGTTTCATACATTTCATCTGTTCCAACATTTACACACAACTGATTCAACTAGTCAAACAATCAGCTGAGTCGAGGGGTGATGGGGCC contains:
- the LOC116371027 gene encoding lysophosphatidylcholine acyltransferase 1-like, translated to AGLTLCQLHNEFIIEFLPVYTPSEEEKNNPALFAHNVRRLMAKALDIPITDYSFEDCQLAMAEGQLRLPVDTCLLEFAKLVRRLGLKPQNVEKVLQEFGNRARKMEGEKLGLEAFAHYLDVPVSDMLRDIFSLFNEQEDNMIDIREYVIALSVVCRPAKTLETMKLAFRMFEAEEDSAITVAELACILKTALGVADLDVSRLFAAIDAEDTGKLTFGKFRSFAEHHPNFSEDYLSTDNTGRNGCPHQPKATPNAKPQTNGFCPDFSPRDNHHDTTPDDSVKKHN